AAACCACCGTGATTGGCCGGCGAGAGACGAGCCCGAAAGAGACCACTGATTTTTTCAGCGATGAACTCGTCCTACAGATCCTGCACGGACCGGGGGCGCCGAGACTGAGCCGGATTGAGACTCTCACGCACTATGTGCGCTGTGGAGAAGACATCTGCGCCGACCAGCGTCAGGTCAGCCATGCAGGGCCCGGACTCAAAACCGATCAAACGCTGGAGGGACGCAGCAGCCGTTTCAGACTGACGCTCAGACCACTGGCGCTGGAGCAAGGTTGATCAGCCGGGTCTCCAGTTGATCGCGCCAGCGAAACAGATTCTGAAGACGTGGATGATCACTGATCCCTGGAACCCCTCGGCCGGCGAGTGATTCTCCCGAGGAAGCAGGAAAACGCAGCAGCGACAACTGGGCAGCAACCGCAAGATCCGCAAGGCTGATGCCATCTCCAACCAGATAGCCATTGAGATCCACGCCATCGGCGACGGCGCACAGACTGCTGAGCATCGACGCTCTCTGCTCCTGACCAAGCAATTCTCCAAGACTGCTGAGCCAACCACCTGGCAGACCCGACATCACCTGGCGCACTGGTGAGGGGACATCATCGGGAAGCAGCACGTCGCGCAGCTGAGCATCATCGGCAGCCGCCTGCACAAGCGCAGCCCTGACGGCAGCAGCAAGAGTGGTGTCGGCCCAATCCTCAATCAGCTGCATCTGAGCACGCTGGCGAGGATCCGCTGGAATCAAAGCTGGCTCAGGCCTGAGTTCCTCCAGATATCGGCAGATGGCACTGGAATCGGACACCACCTCATCCCCATCCACAAGAACAGGGACCTGCCGCTGACCGGAAAGACGGAAGAGTGAAATCTGACCGATACCAGGCGTGACCTCAACCTCGCGAAAACTGAGTCCCTTGGCTTGCAAGGCCATCCGCACCTTGAGGCAGAAAGCCGAGTGACGAAACTGATGAAGCTCCAGCATGTCCAAGCCAGGTCAGGCGCTGGAACGGTAGCCATTCAGATCTGCTCCTCGCCATCGGATCTGGAGCAGCCATCACGACTGACCCCCACCTAGCTCAGAATCCCCTCGGCATTGTTCGACCACTGGACAGCGAGACATTCTTCTTCTGTATTTGCTCCAGATAGACTGAAATGTGTCAACAAGGTCTTCTTATTGAGAACTTGCTGCTTGTCATTGAGTGCCCTCTCCTCTGCCGCAAGTCACAGCCATTCGGGAAGCACCGGCGGAGTCCCCAAGACACCCTGCAATAACTGGCCATGAAAGAATTTTTCATCAACGTGACGCGCTACCCGCGCTACTTGATCGCTTTCAGCCTGGGTGTGATCAATTCAGTCGCAGAACCACTCGCACGTCGTCGCAGCAATCCGGTCACTGCCGTCGCCCTAATCGGCGCTCTGATCAGTGGGTTCCTCAGTCTGAGCTTTGTCCTGCGTGCCATGGTGTCTTCAGCACCGCAGAGCTGACATGGCCCCGGGACGTCGGGTTGAACGCGTGGCAGCCCTCATCCGGAGAGAGATCAGTGAGCTGCTGATCAACGGCATCCGCGATGAGCGCGTGCATCAGGGCATGGTGAGCATCACGAACGTTGAGGTCAGCGGCGACCTTCAGCACTGCAAAATTTTTGTCAGCGTGCTGGCGGACGACGAAGCTCGCATAGAGGTTATGGATGGTCTCCAGGCCGCCAGTGGCTACCTCAGGGGGGAACTGGGTCGTCGTCTGCAGATGAGACGAGCGCCTGAAGTGGTGTTTCAGCTCGACCGCGGCCTCGAGAAGGGGACGTCCGTTCTGCACCTGCTCGGAGAACTGGAGCGAGAGCGAGAGGTGAAGGGCAGCCCCCCCGCCGGCAGCGACGACGCCGAGTCTTCAGACTTCAATGACTGAGGCTGAGCGTCGCCAGTCTGTGGCCAGGCTTTTGGTCATCCGTGCCAGCGGCC
This genomic window from Synechococcus sp. MIT S9220 contains:
- a CDS encoding glutathione S-transferase family protein, encoding MLELHQFRHSAFCLKVRMALQAKGLSFREVEVTPGIGQISLFRLSGQRQVPVLVDGDEVVSDSSAICRYLEELRPEPALIPADPRQRAQMQLIEDWADTTLAAAVRAALVQAAADDAQLRDVLLPDDVPSPVRQVMSGLPGGWLSSLGELLGQEQRASMLSSLCAVADGVDLNGYLVGDGISLADLAVAAQLSLLRFPASSGESLAGRGVPGISDHPRLQNLFRWRDQLETRLINLAPAPVV
- a CDS encoding DUF751 family protein, coding for MKEFFINVTRYPRYLIAFSLGVINSVAEPLARRRSNPVTAVALIGALISGFLSLSFVLRAMVSSAPQS
- the rbfA gene encoding 30S ribosome-binding factor RbfA; the protein is MAPGRRVERVAALIRREISELLINGIRDERVHQGMVSITNVEVSGDLQHCKIFVSVLADDEARIEVMDGLQAASGYLRGELGRRLQMRRAPEVVFQLDRGLEKGTSVLHLLGELEREREVKGSPPAGSDDAESSDFND